The following are encoded together in the Longimicrobiaceae bacterium genome:
- a CDS encoding GNAT family N-acetyltransferase codes for MNGAAEGGSAAAREWTRGEHTVSDDRARLDFGVIHGFLAASYWSPGISMEDVRKSAEHSHPFGLYRGARQVGFARVLTDYVKFAYLCDVFVLEGERGNGAGRWMMECILAHPDLAPVRKWMLATWDAHGFYQRLGFAPPARPEMYLERYTAADPSAVPASLDAAPSADSAQASPASPASPASPASPASPASPASPEASSEVEKPRIARPLMDEVEMGGEAPCQLHRFFDPDDE; via the coding sequence GTGAACGGCGCAGCGGAGGGCGGATCGGCGGCGGCGCGCGAGTGGACGCGCGGGGAGCACACGGTCAGCGACGACCGCGCGCGGCTGGACTTCGGCGTGATCCACGGCTTCCTGGCCGCGTCGTACTGGTCGCCGGGCATCTCGATGGAGGACGTGCGGAAGTCGGCCGAGCACTCGCACCCGTTCGGGCTGTACCGCGGCGCCCGGCAGGTCGGGTTCGCGCGGGTGCTCACCGACTACGTGAAGTTCGCGTACCTGTGCGACGTGTTCGTGCTGGAGGGCGAGCGCGGGAACGGCGCGGGGCGGTGGATGATGGAATGCATCCTCGCGCACCCGGACCTGGCGCCCGTCCGCAAGTGGATGCTCGCCACGTGGGACGCCCACGGCTTCTACCAGCGCCTCGGCTTCGCGCCGCCCGCGCGGCCGGAGATGTACCTGGAGCGCTACACCGCCGCCGATCCCAGCGCCGTCCCCGCATCTCTGGATGCAGCGCCCTCGGCCGATTCTGCACAGGCATCTCCCGCATCTCCCGCATCTCCCGCATCTCCCGCATCTCCCGCATCTCCCGCATCTCCCGCATCTCCCGAAGCCTCGTCCGAGGTTGAGAAGCCGAGGATCGCCCGTCCCCTGATGGATGAGGTGGAGATGGGCGGCGAGGCGCCATGCCAGCTCCATCGCTTCTTCGATCCGGACGACGAGTAG
- a CDS encoding DHA2 family efflux MFS transporter permease subunit — translation MAQPAVPNAPHPSAPRERLAYKWKVLISVVFGIFMVILDTTVVNVAFQTLRREYGASLASAQWIISVYVLALGIATPLAGFLADRFGMKRTYITGLSVFVLGSTLCGFAPTLGVLVLARALQGLGGGIALPLGTATLLRTFPPQEQGKALGLFGIAMVVAPALGPILGGLLVDAGHWRWIFFINIPIGLLGVYLNSRFLRDAGERRRVPLDVPGLVLEVVGFGSILYAASIAESQGWTAPRTVLFFALGVAGLVAFALVELFVAKEPLLDFRLFGKRTFLVASLVGYASVLGLFGAEFLLPVYLQALRGKTALQTGFILLPLAAAAGVATPTAGRIYDKVGPRPLLAAGFALLMVNTWQLSRLTATTPISWILFLLVLRGLALGMTVQTTLVTALAVVDGPQLPRGSSLINSLRQVVQSLGVAMLATVLASTQSPQVRAYQQRAQEAAPTTDAKPFALCAAPPVTPSIAPGAAPVEAAPVSEAGPVHGTPPMHGSPSAVRSREMHIAPPSAISREMRGSPSAASVREMHGEAGPAMPPQAAAMMREACTQTVHGFERAYLLTLYMATLALLLGLLLPGWPGPWGGRTSRAHPAPAAVGAD, via the coding sequence ATGGCCCAACCCGCCGTGCCGAACGCCCCGCACCCCTCCGCGCCCCGCGAGCGGCTGGCGTACAAGTGGAAGGTGCTGATCTCGGTGGTGTTCGGGATCTTCATGGTGATCCTGGACACCACGGTGGTGAACGTGGCCTTCCAGACGCTGCGCCGCGAGTACGGCGCGTCGCTGGCAAGCGCGCAGTGGATCATCAGCGTGTACGTGCTGGCGCTGGGCATCGCCACGCCACTGGCCGGCTTCCTGGCGGACCGGTTCGGGATGAAGCGCACGTACATCACCGGGCTCTCCGTCTTCGTGCTGGGCTCCACGCTGTGCGGCTTCGCGCCCACGCTGGGGGTGCTGGTGCTGGCGCGGGCGCTCCAGGGCCTGGGCGGCGGCATCGCGCTGCCGCTGGGCACGGCCACGCTGCTGCGCACCTTTCCGCCGCAGGAGCAGGGCAAGGCGCTGGGCTTGTTCGGCATCGCGATGGTGGTGGCGCCCGCGCTGGGGCCTATCCTGGGCGGGCTGCTGGTGGATGCTGGGCACTGGCGCTGGATCTTCTTCATCAACATCCCCATCGGCCTGCTGGGCGTGTACCTCAACTCGCGCTTCCTGCGCGACGCGGGCGAGCGCAGGCGCGTGCCGCTGGACGTGCCGGGGCTGGTGCTGGAGGTGGTCGGCTTCGGCAGCATCCTGTACGCGGCCTCCATCGCCGAGTCGCAGGGGTGGACGGCGCCGCGCACGGTGCTCTTCTTCGCGCTGGGCGTGGCCGGCCTGGTGGCGTTCGCGCTGGTGGAGCTGTTCGTGGCGAAGGAGCCGCTGCTGGACTTCCGCCTCTTCGGCAAGCGCACCTTCCTGGTCGCCAGCCTGGTGGGGTACGCCAGCGTGCTGGGGCTGTTCGGGGCGGAGTTCCTGCTGCCCGTGTACCTCCAGGCGCTGCGCGGCAAGACGGCGCTCCAGACGGGCTTCATCCTCCTCCCGCTCGCCGCCGCCGCGGGGGTCGCGACGCCCACGGCGGGCCGCATCTACGACAAGGTGGGCCCGCGCCCGCTGCTGGCCGCCGGCTTCGCGCTGCTGATGGTGAACACATGGCAGCTCTCGCGGCTCACCGCCACGACGCCCATCTCGTGGATCCTGTTCCTGCTCGTCCTCCGCGGCCTGGCGCTGGGGATGACGGTGCAGACCACGCTGGTGACGGCGCTCGCCGTGGTGGACGGGCCGCAGCTGCCGCGCGGCTCGTCGCTCATCAACTCGCTCCGGCAGGTCGTCCAGTCGCTCGGCGTGGCGATGCTGGCCACGGTCCTCGCGAGCACGCAGTCGCCCCAGGTCCGCGCCTACCAGCAGCGCGCCCAGGAAGCCGCTCCGACGACGGACGCGAAGCCGTTCGCCCTCTGCGCCGCGCCTCCGGTCACGCCCTCCATCGCCCCCGGCGCCGCCCCTGTCGAAGCTGCGCCAGTCTCGGAAGCCGGGCCGGTGCATGGCACGCCGCCGATGCACGGCAGTCCGTCGGCGGTTCGCAGTCGGGAGATGCACATCGCTCCGCCCAGCGCGATCAGTCGCGAGATGCGCGGCAGTCCGTCCGCCGCCAGCGTTCGGGAGATGCACGGCGAGGCGGGCCCCGCGATGCCGCCGCAGGCTGCCGCGATGATGCGCGAGGCCTGCACGCAGACGGTGCACGGCTTCGAGCGCGCGTACCTGCTGACTCTTTACATGGCAACGCTCGCGTTGCTGCTGGGGCTGCTGCTCCCCGGCTGGCCCGGCCCGTGGGGCGGCCGGACGAGCCGGGCGCACCCGGCGCCGGCTGCGGTGGGGGCGGATTGA
- a CDS encoding competence/damage-inducible protein A: MKAAMVAIGDEIVGGMTTDTNSGFISGELRAVGVETVGGFSALDDEGDIVRAFERALEDAAVVVSTGGLGPTADDLTTACVARLAGVEMRLDEASLRLIEERFRGRGMEMPPNNRKQALFPAGSTIIPNPDGTAPGFILPVERGGRTRWIASFPGVPREMRGMVRETLVPWAASLQPDRRYKSRTFSTFGLSESKLDELLVDVVRPDEARLAFRAAFPRIQARLTVTGAPGEDLDARLDELEARVRERLGAHVYAIGDEGMEETVGRLLREAAQTLAVAESCTGGLIGHRITDVPGSSAYFLLGVATYSNEAKQSMLGVSPDTLAAHGAVSTQVAEEMAEGVRRAAGADLGLSTTGIAGPGGGTDEKPVGTVCVGLAWEGGAWSRRYQLGERGREWVKGMTAQIALDRVRRHLLREEA; encoded by the coding sequence ATGAAGGCCGCGATGGTCGCCATCGGCGACGAGATCGTGGGCGGGATGACGACCGACACGAACAGCGGCTTCATCTCCGGCGAGCTGCGCGCGGTGGGCGTCGAAACCGTGGGCGGCTTCTCGGCCCTGGACGACGAGGGCGACATCGTCCGCGCGTTCGAGCGTGCGCTGGAGGACGCGGCCGTGGTCGTTTCCACCGGCGGCCTGGGCCCTACGGCGGACGACCTCACCACCGCCTGCGTCGCGCGCCTCGCCGGCGTAGAGATGCGGCTGGACGAGGCGTCGCTGCGGCTCATCGAGGAGCGCTTCCGCGGGCGGGGGATGGAGATGCCGCCCAACAACCGCAAGCAGGCGCTCTTCCCGGCGGGATCGACCATCATCCCGAATCCCGACGGCACCGCGCCCGGCTTCATCCTCCCCGTGGAGCGGGGCGGGCGCACACGGTGGATCGCCAGCTTCCCCGGCGTGCCGCGGGAGATGCGCGGCATGGTTCGCGAGACGCTGGTGCCGTGGGCCGCGTCGCTCCAGCCGGACCGGCGCTACAAGTCGCGCACCTTCAGCACCTTCGGCCTCTCCGAGAGCAAGCTGGATGAGCTCCTGGTGGACGTCGTGCGCCCGGACGAGGCGCGGCTCGCCTTCCGCGCCGCCTTCCCGCGCATCCAGGCACGTCTCACCGTCACCGGCGCGCCGGGAGAGGACCTGGACGCGCGCCTGGACGAGCTGGAGGCGCGCGTCCGTGAACGCCTCGGCGCCCACGTCTACGCCATCGGCGACGAGGGGATGGAGGAGACGGTGGGCCGCCTGCTGCGCGAAGCCGCGCAGACGTTGGCCGTCGCGGAGTCGTGCACGGGCGGGCTGATCGGCCACCGCATCACCGACGTGCCCGGCAGCTCCGCGTACTTCCTGCTCGGCGTCGCCACCTACTCCAACGAGGCGAAGCAGTCGATGCTCGGCGTCTCGCCGGACACGCTGGCTGCGCACGGCGCGGTGAGCACGCAGGTCGCGGAGGAGATGGCGGAAGGCGTGCGCCGCGCCGCAGGGGCGGACCTCGGACTGTCGACGACGGGCATCGCCGGGCCGGGCGGCGGGACGGACGAGAAGCCCGTCGGCACCGTGTGCGTGGGCCTGGCGTGGGAGGGCGGCGCGTGGTCACGGCGCTACCAGCTCGGCGAGCGCGGCCGGGAGTGGGTGAAGGGCATGACGGCGCAAATCGCGCTCGACCGCGTGCGACGGCACCTGCTGCGCGAGGAGGCGTGA
- a CDS encoding SDR family oxidoreductase, producing MFRDDLLEGKTVLVTGGGSGLGLSMAKKFAALGANVAITGRDAGRLERAAAEIDASGQRVLTHPCDVRDFAHVEAMTAAVNARFGGVDVLVNNAAGNFLSATEDLSPGGFNAVVQTVLYGTFNVTLAVGRGMIERGKGGSILNIVTTYAWTGSAFVVPSAAAKAGVLAMTRSLAVEWATYGIRSNAIAPGPFPTEGAWSALMPTKEIEAEAKARIPMGRFGEHDELANLAVFLTSDAAPFINGECVTIDGGEWIASGGEFNGLTRIPRAHLKGALSAMKPKK from the coding sequence ATGTTTCGGGACGACCTGCTGGAGGGCAAGACGGTCCTGGTGACGGGCGGCGGCTCGGGCCTGGGGCTCAGCATGGCGAAGAAGTTCGCCGCGCTGGGCGCCAACGTCGCCATCACCGGCCGCGACGCCGGGCGCCTGGAGCGCGCCGCGGCGGAGATCGACGCGTCGGGCCAGCGCGTGCTCACGCACCCGTGCGACGTGCGCGACTTCGCCCACGTGGAGGCGATGACGGCGGCGGTGAACGCGCGCTTCGGCGGCGTGGACGTGCTGGTGAACAACGCCGCGGGCAACTTCCTCTCCGCCACCGAGGACCTGTCGCCGGGCGGCTTCAACGCGGTGGTGCAGACGGTGCTCTACGGCACGTTCAACGTCACCCTCGCCGTGGGCCGCGGGATGATCGAGCGGGGAAAGGGCGGCAGCATCCTCAACATCGTCACCACGTACGCGTGGACGGGCTCGGCGTTCGTCGTCCCATCGGCCGCCGCAAAGGCGGGGGTGCTGGCGATGACGCGCTCGCTCGCCGTGGAGTGGGCCACGTACGGCATCCGCAGCAACGCCATCGCCCCCGGGCCGTTCCCGACGGAGGGCGCGTGGAGCGCCTTGATGCCCACCAAGGAGATCGAGGCCGAGGCGAAGGCGCGCATCCCCATGGGCCGCTTCGGCGAGCACGACGAGCTGGCGAATCTGGCCGTCTTCCTCACGTCAGACGCGGCGCCGTTCATCAACGGCGAGTGCGTCACCATCGACGGCGGCGAGTGGATCGCGTCCGGCGGCGAGTTCAACGGCCTCACCCGCATCCCCCGCGCCCACCTCAAGGGCGCCCTCTCCGCCATGAAGCCCAAGAAGTGA